One window from the genome of Vicia villosa cultivar HV-30 ecotype Madison, WI unplaced genomic scaffold, Vvil1.0 ctg.000131F_1_1_1, whole genome shotgun sequence encodes:
- the LOC131624478 gene encoding cyclin-dependent kinase F-4-like — MERYKLIKEVGDGTFGSVWRAINKQSGEVVAIKKMKKKYYSWEECVNLSEVKSLRKMNHSNVVKLKEVIRECDILYLVFEYMECNLYQLMKKREKLFSEDEVRNWCFQVFQGLAYMHQRGYFHRDLKPENLLVSKNIIKVSDFGLVREISSQPPYTEYVSTRWYRAPEVLLQSFLYSSKVDMWAMGAIMAELFTLRPLFPGSSEADEIYKICSVIGSPTAESWADGLKLAKDINYQFPQLATADLSVLIPSRSDDAINLIKSLCSWDPCKRPAAAEALQHPFFKSCFYIPPSLRTRAVTRTPPSAGIRGSVDRQGRKYSGAMPNSKLGNNFSSMKLHPSVAPGVQRKLDMAKEDGIKDKKAKEDGIKEKKSMKTTTPQSKYQPPGKGSPSSLSKGRTVRCVSETTDKFANMSISTRRHSLSQTRPPPMKAGVNWNSESGNILLRSAQQIPTGRTLTKKVAG; from the exons ATGGAGAG gtacaaatTAATTAAGGAAGTTGGGGATGGAACATTTGGGAGTGTCTGGAGAGCTATTAATAAGCAAAGCGGTGAAGTT GTTGCAatcaagaaaatgaagaaaaagtatTATTCTTGGGAGGAGTGTGTAAACCTAAGTGAAGTCAAG TCATTACGAAAAATGAATCACTCAAATGTTGTGAAGCTGAAGGAAGTTATTCGAGAATGTGACATTCTGTACCTTGTTTTTGAGTACATG GAATGCAACCTCTACCAACTAATGAAAAAAAGGGAAAAACTGTTTTCTGAGGATGAAGTTAGAAACTGGTGTTTTCAAGTTTTCCAAGGTCTTGCGTACATGCACCAGCGTGGATATTTTCACCGTGATCTAAAGCCTG AAAACTTGCTTGTCAGCAAGAATATTATCAAAGTTTCTGATTTCGGCCTAGTGCGAGAGATCAGCTCACAACCACCCTATACTGAGTATGTCTCCACACGGTG GTATCGTGCCCCTGAAGTCCTGCTTCAGTCTTTCCTTTATAGCTCCAAAGTTG ACATGTGGGCAATGGGTGCTATTATGGCTGAGTTGTTCACTCTCCGTCCTCTATTTCCGGGTAGCAG TGAGGCAGATGAGATCTACAAAATATGCAGTGTGATAGGTAGTCCAACTGCTGAATCTTGGGCCGATGGACTCAAACTTGCTAAGGATATCAACTATCAGTTTCCACAG CTAGCTACTGCAGATCTCTCTGTACTGATTCCATCCAGAAGCGATGATGCAATCAACCTTATCAAA TCACTTTGTTCATGGGATCCCTGCAAGAGACCTGCTGCAGCAGAGGCCCTTCAACATCCTTTCTTCAAG AGCTGCTTTTACATCCCTCCATCGCTTCGCACCAGAGCAGTGACCAGAACTCCTCCATCTG CCGGAATAAGGGGATCAGTGGATCGTCAAGGCAGGAAATATTCTGGTGCAATGCCTAATTCGAAACTTGGCAATAATTTTTCTTCCATGAAATTACATCCTTCTGTAGCTCCAG GTGTACAACGGAAGCTGGATATGGCAAAAGAG GATGGAATTAAAGATAAGAAGGCAAAAGAG GATGGAATTAAGGAAAAGAAATCAATGAAGACTACTACTCCACAATCAAAATATCAACCACCAGGAAAAGGCAGCCCTA GTTCTTTAAGCAAGGGGAGAACCGTGCGTTGTGTTTCAGAAACAACCGACAAGTTTGCCAACATGTCAATTTCTACTCGAAGACATTCCTTGAGTCAAACCCGTCCACCTCCAATGAAAGCTGGAGTTAATTGGAATTCTGAATCTGGAAACATCTTGCTCAGGTCCGCCCAACAGATTCCAACTGGAAGAACTTTAACAAAAAAAGTTGCTGGATGA